The genomic stretch ACCGCTTCGCACAGCACACGGCGAAGAATCAGGGCGAGGGACTGCGCGTGCTGTTCGTGGGCCGGCTGGACGCGGAGAAGAACGTGGGCGAACTCCTGCGCGCCCTGCCGCTGCTGCCCACGTGGCTCCCGGTCACGGCGGAGATCGTGGGCGACGGCTCCCGCCGCCGTGAGCTGGAGGACCTGGCCCGCGCACTCCGCGTCGCCGACCGCGTCACCTTCCACGGCCTGGTCGGCGACCAGGAGGTCCTGGACGCCTACGCCCGCTGCGACGTGTTCTGCATGCCCGGCACCGCCGAACTGCAGAGCCTGGCTACGATGGAGGCCATGGCCGCCGGAAAGCCCGTCGTCGCCGCCGACGCCACGGCGCTGCCCCATCTGGTGCACCAAGGACGCAACGGACTGCTCTTCCCGCCTGGCGACGTCCCGGCCCTGGCCGCGGCCCTCGGCTCGATCCTGGGCGACCCCGAAGGCCGGACGCGCATGGGCGAAGCCAGCCGTGAGATCGTCGCCCGCCACGATATCGGGCTCACCCTGGACACGTTCGAAATGCTCTATCGGGAAGCGGCCAAGCTCACGACGGCCCGTGGCAGGGAGAACCATGAGCACACAGCGCATTCTGGTCGTTGACGACGAACCCAAGATCCGGATGACGCTGCGCGGCTATCTGGAGGCGGACGGCTTCGAGGTCCTGGAGGCGGCGGACGGCCCGTCCGGCCTCGCCTCGGCCGTCCGCGAGCGGCCTGACCTGATCGTGCTGGATGTGATGCTGCCTGGCCTGGACGGGTTCGAGGTGCTGCGCCGTATCCGGGCGACCCGCCAGGTTCCGGTGATCCTGCTCACCGCCCGGACGGAGGAGGTGGACCGGGTCATCGGCTTCACCGCGGGCAGCGACGACTACGTCACCAAGCCGTTCAGCGCCCGTGAACTCGCCCTGCGGGCGCGGGCCATCCTGCGCCGCGCGGAAGGCCCGGCCCAGGCCGCGGCGGAACGGACGCTGCGCTTCGACGGCCTGGTCATCGACCCCGGCACGCGTACGGTCACCTGCGACGACGACCGTACGGTGGAGCTGTCCGCGCTCGACTTCGACCTGCTGGTGGCCCTGGCGCGCGCGCCGGGCCGGGTGTTCACCCGCCGCGGGCTGATCGAGCACGTATGGGGCAGCGACTTCTTCGGCGACGAACGCGTGGTGGACGTCCACATCCGCACGCTGCGGCGCGCGCTCGGCGACGACGCGAGTGCGCCCCGGTTCGTGGGCACGGTGCGCGCCATCGGCTACCGCTTCCTCGCCCGTCCCGCCGTATGACCCGCCCGCCCCGTCACCGGAGGACCGCGTGGGCCGGCGCGCTGCGCAGCGCGGTACGACGGCTGCCGGCGCTGCCGCTGACCATCCGCCTGACGCTGTCCCACATGACGGTCCTGGTCGTGTCGCTCGTGGTGATGGACGCCACCTCCGGCGTGATCGGGCAGCCGGCGCCCGTCACCGGGCGTACCGACTTTGAAGCACTGGTGGCCGCGCTGGCCAGCCAGGACGAAGGAAACATCGCCTTTGAGATGGTCCTGCCCGCACTGACCGTCGGCATGATCTCGGCGCTCGCCCTGTCCCTCGTGTTCTCCCGGTTCCTGCTCCGGCCTCTGCGCCAGGTCAGTGCGGCGACCCACCGCCTCGCCGACGGGCACTACGACGACGTCCTCAACGTTCCCCGCGAGCCGGGACTCGCCGCACTGGTCGAGGACGTCAACCGGCTGGCCGCCGCACTCGCCGACATCGAGCGGCGCCGCGCCCGCCTGGTCTCGGAGATCGCCCACGAGATGCGCACCCCGATCACCATCCTCAACGGCCAGATCGAGGGAATGGCCGACGGCATCTTCACCCCCGACGACGCCATGTTCGCCTCCCTCACCGACGATCTCACCCGGCTGCGGCGTCTCACGGACGACCTGTCCAACCTCTCCCGGGTCGAGGAGGGCGCGTTCACCCTGCGGCACTCGCTCACCGACGTGACGGCCCTGACGCGGACCACCATCGAAAAGTTGCGTCCTCAGTTCGACGACGGCCAGGTCACGCTCGCCATGACCCCCGGCCCGCCGGTCAGGGCCCTGCTCGATTCAGGCCGCATCGCCCAGGTGCTGGTCAACCTCCTGGGCAACGCCCTGCGTGCCTGCGATCCCGGCGGCCGGGTGTCGGTCACCGTGCGCACCGGCGACGGCCCGGCCCCGCACGTGGAGATCACCGTTCAGGACGACGGGGTCGGCATCGCCGCCCACGACCTCACCCGGATCTTCACCCGGTTCGAACGCGTCGAGCACCCCGGACGCCCGGCCCCCGCGGGGGGCAGTGGCATCGGCCTGACCATCGCGCGCGGCATCACCCGCGCCCACGGCGGCAACATCACGGCCACCTCCGAGGGCTTGGGCCAAGGGGCGACCTTCACCGTCCGCCTGCCGTTGGCACCGGTCGGCGCCTGAAGGGCGTTGCAAAGAACTGGTTCTCAGGGTTTACTCGCACAACTTCCAGGTCATTCGCACAAACGCACTCTACGGTCGCGGCGTGTCAGTAGAAACGGAATCCGTCGACAGCGACGAGAATCGGGAACGAACATTCCGCCGAATGGGACTGGTGGCCGCGGCGGCCATGATCGCGGTCATGGCCAGAGTCGCCATGTTCGACCACGAGTCCTTCGACTACAAATTCTTTGTCAAAAGCTGGTATGACTTCATCTCCACACATGGTGGATTCGGCGCCCTCAAGCACCGTTTTGCGGACTACAACGTTCCCTATTTGTACCTGATCGCATTATTGACCTATCTGCCGATACCCCCGCTCGCCGGAATCAAGATCATCTCGGTGGCGTTCGACCTGGTACTGGCGTACTTCACCTACCGCATCGTCGCGCTGCGCCACATCGGCCGCTGGTTACCGCCACTGGCCGCCCTCATCGTGTTGTTCCTCCCCACCGTGGCGACCAACAGCGGGATGTGGGGGCAGGCCGACTCCATCTACGCCGCGTTCGGCCTGGGCGGCGTGTACTTCCTCCTTCGCCGGCGGCCGTGGCCGGCCGGCCTCTTCTTCGGCCTGTCGCTGGCCTTCAAGTTGCAGGCGGTCTTCCTGTTCCCGCTGCTCCTGGTGCTGGTACTGAAGAAGTGGATGCCGTGGCGGGCACTGCTGGCCGTCCCCGGGGTCGTCCTGCTGCTGGACGTGCCGGCGCTGCTGGCCGGAGCGCCCTTGGGACAGTTGCTGTCGGTATATGCGCAGCAGGCCAGCTCGTATTCGGCGCTGTCGCTGAACGCGCCGTCGATCTACCAGTTCCTCCCGGCGGGCGCCGACGCGGCGCTGATCCGGCCCATCGGTGTCGCGGTGACCGGGCTGGTGATTGTCGGGCTGTGCCTCGGCGTACTGCTCAGCCGGGTGCAGCTGACGACGGCGAAAATCGTGCTGATGGGAGCGACTTCGGCCGTCCTGATGCCGTTCCTCCTGCCGTCGATGCACGAGCGCTACTTCTACCTGGCCGAGGTACTCGCCGTGATCGCCGCGTTCTCCCTGCCGCGCCGTCTCTGGTACGTGCCTGTCCTCGTCCAGGTGGCCTCGCTCCTGGCCTATCTCCCCGTGCTGTTCCCGGCGGCGGATTCGGGGCCTCCTGGAGGCCCGCCAGGGGAGATGTTCACCGGTGAGCCTCCTCCCGGCGGAGACCCGGCGTCCGAGGTCCTCGCGGACGAGATGGCGAAGATGTACGCGCCGACCCTGGAGTTCCGGATCCTCGCCGCGCTCATGGCGGTCGCGGTCGTTTCCGTTCTGTGGGCGACATTCCGCGAGTTCCGCCGGGACGCCC from Nonomuraea polychroma encodes the following:
- a CDS encoding glycosyltransferase 87 family protein; this encodes MGLVAAAAMIAVMARVAMFDHESFDYKFFVKSWYDFISTHGGFGALKHRFADYNVPYLYLIALLTYLPIPPLAGIKIISVAFDLVLAYFTYRIVALRHIGRWLPPLAALIVLFLPTVATNSGMWGQADSIYAAFGLGGVYFLLRRRPWPAGLFFGLSLAFKLQAVFLFPLLLVLVLKKWMPWRALLAVPGVVLLLDVPALLAGAPLGQLLSVYAQQASSYSALSLNAPSIYQFLPAGADAALIRPIGVAVTGLVIVGLCLGVLLSRVQLTTAKIVLMGATSAVLMPFLLPSMHERYFYLAEVLAVIAAFSLPRRLWYVPVLVQVASLLAYLPVLFPAADSGPPGGPPGEMFTGEPPPGGDPASEVLADEMAKMYAPTLEFRILAALMAVAVVSVLWATFREFRRDARAGSAENTENADS
- a CDS encoding glycosyltransferase codes for the protein MGADTYPPDVNGAANFAHRLATGLAGRGHEVHVICPATGAGPERVTPDGPTVHRLPSHGTPFHPTFRVCLPWQIRGSAARLLERIAPDVVHVQSHFAVGRTLIRAARRAAIAVVATNHFMPENLVGYTSLPGWLAAPTCRLAWRDFVRVFHRAQVVTAPTPSAVRLMRRHGLVGDAVLPVSCGLDLHRFAQHTAKNQGEGLRVLFVGRLDAEKNVGELLRALPLLPTWLPVTAEIVGDGSRRRELEDLARALRVADRVTFHGLVGDQEVLDAYARCDVFCMPGTAELQSLATMEAMAAGKPVVAADATALPHLVHQGRNGLLFPPGDVPALAAALGSILGDPEGRTRMGEASREIVARHDIGLTLDTFEMLYREAAKLTTARGRENHEHTAHSGR
- a CDS encoding sensor histidine kinase → MTRPPRHRRTAWAGALRSAVRRLPALPLTIRLTLSHMTVLVVSLVVMDATSGVIGQPAPVTGRTDFEALVAALASQDEGNIAFEMVLPALTVGMISALALSLVFSRFLLRPLRQVSAATHRLADGHYDDVLNVPREPGLAALVEDVNRLAAALADIERRRARLVSEIAHEMRTPITILNGQIEGMADGIFTPDDAMFASLTDDLTRLRRLTDDLSNLSRVEEGAFTLRHSLTDVTALTRTTIEKLRPQFDDGQVTLAMTPGPPVRALLDSGRIAQVLVNLLGNALRACDPGGRVSVTVRTGDGPAPHVEITVQDDGVGIAAHDLTRIFTRFERVEHPGRPAPAGGSGIGLTIARGITRAHGGNITATSEGLGQGATFTVRLPLAPVGA
- a CDS encoding response regulator transcription factor — protein: MSTQRILVVDDEPKIRMTLRGYLEADGFEVLEAADGPSGLASAVRERPDLIVLDVMLPGLDGFEVLRRIRATRQVPVILLTARTEEVDRVIGFTAGSDDYVTKPFSARELALRARAILRRAEGPAQAAAERTLRFDGLVIDPGTRTVTCDDDRTVELSALDFDLLVALARAPGRVFTRRGLIEHVWGSDFFGDERVVDVHIRTLRRALGDDASAPRFVGTVRAIGYRFLARPAV